The stretch of DNA taataaaaagtttcatttaaaaactgcattttgtgttcagttgtgttgtcactgactaatatttaaatttgtttgatgatctcatgTTTCcggtattttgtatttttattgcaaGTGTGATGGACGTTGGCCTTCCAACTTACATGTGTTGGCTGTACGAATGAAGCGACAGCTGTATGTCTGAGCAGCCTCAGATTTTGTGCATGGTCCGCACGTTCGACTTACAGGTTGTACGTGGGTGCGCGGGATCTTACTCCtgcatggtcaccacaactacgttctccacgagcaaaaaacaaaacaacaaaacaaagcgATTTGGAGAACACCACAAATCGCACAGCCAAAAAAAGCgtacgtccggttgtgacctaggcttaagaCTAAACTtcttaaacttcttaaaagatcctgagtgTTACGaaacaaaattgcctgtttttgctgaatttgcactaGAGCACCACCacacatgggacattgaaaggtggaagaaagttttattctctgatgagaaaaaaatgtgaccttgatggtcctgatggcttccaacattactagCATGACAAGGGGATCCCACCATaggtgttttccacacggcacagtggtgatctacttttaccttcaatggaacaatggagcttcaggttgtgcaggggcgtcaaacggcagctcgctatgtggagatgttgaaGATCCATTATAACTGAATGCCcacgtctgtgtggtaatgactggctttttcaacaggacaactctgcagttcacaatgcccgccggacaaaggactttttcctcactcttttggaccatcctgcgtgttcacctgatctaaatccaattgagaacatctGAGGATGGGTGGCAAgtaaagtttacaaaaatggacatcagttccagacagtggctcccctccgtgaagccatcttcaccacctttAGCAACGTTCCCACTagcttcctggaaacactggcatcaagcatgtccaaaccaatttttgaggtgattaacaagaatgtcgCAGCTACTAATGactgactccttttttgaacattttatttctagttTAGAGGTTTCAGGGTTTGTTTTGGAGCTATGGTCTTaatcttttgatcagctgatgaccagcctgtttcactttaatgctcgtttgcaataaattgcttactccaatTTTGTTGTGGCTCACTGagatttctttttaattttttttagctagaacttccttaagatccaacagtgcaaagtgtaaattcttgcactttttcaactgatcttaaaattttgatcctccgggaggagctggacgaagtagctggggagagggaagtctgggcttccctgcttaggctgctgcccccgagatccgatctcggataagcaaaagaagatggatggacggatggacaaATTCTTCTGCTTGGCAACAAGTGATGTAACCACAAAGTTTTTATCATGAATGCAAAATGATTTACTCATCTAATGGGCAGTAACATGAGCAGTATTGTCCtggaaaagaaataaaagattGTTTACTTATTGTTAATAATCTAATAGTGTTGATATTTGTCATTGGCTCAGTAGTCAATTAAATGACAAAAGGTGTGTCTCCTTCAGGACAGTTgtgttattacttttttctgtcCAAACATTGATGGATTCTAAAATAATAGACTttttctactgtattttttcaatGATTAATAATCAAATATTTATCGTCAAACAGTTGATTAGTAGTCAAACAGAGGACCAGAGTTGTGTCTCCTCCAGGACACCTTTCTCAGTCCATACATGTACTGAATCAGAACAAtttgactttttcccccaagatatagactttttttcttgttattaaTAATCAAATagtattttgatgtttttctgcaaaaaaaaaagcaaatgatgCAAACTCCTCTGATGTCAGATTTGCATGATAATCAGGGGATTGCTGTATCTTGTTCTGGATTTCAACAATATTGCAGTAAATGTCATGAACACGTGCAGGCGTACTTTATGTTACCGCTCTCACCACTTGCCTGAACACGTTTGAATGTTTCCCCACTTAATTGTTTGTCTTGACACGCTCTCTTCTCCTTCATCTCCACGTTTGTTAGCTGCTAGTTAGGAGTCGCCCGACTGGTTCTCCTCGCCTGTTCAAACAGCGCCACGCCCTCCAAGCTCCGCCTCCACGCCGCTTCACATGGGCCAGGTGCAGCAAGCAAGAAGCTAGGACGCAgaggggaggaggaagagggggaGGTCGGTTATTAGCAGGAGCACACAAGGGGCGGAGGTAAAGGGGGGGAGGTGACGGAGTGCTTGAAGGTGGTGAGGAGATCCAACAAGTGACATGCATCTCTGAAGGTTCCCAATGGCAACAGGTAATGAAAACTCATAACACGCTTGTAGTAATAATAGATTGCAATGCTTCAACTgttatttcaaaacatttttgtttcacCACAGCTTTTAAATAGTGATATTtcatcagtttgtttttttaagtgcatgTGAAACTCCAAAGAAGTGTCCAGAGTCCAGAGTTCACTGCTAAAAGTATTGATCTGCCAGGACAGCACAGATAGACGGAtagaaaaagtgcaaaataacCATGATTACTTCAATGAGTCTACAGAGTGCCTGACATTCCTGAACTCTCACACCTTGAGGCAaaagtagaaaacctgttttgagatatctccgtgtgtgtgtgtgcgtgtgtgtgtgtacctgtagCCATGGACGGCGTGCTGGACAGCGTGTCGGTGCTGTGCGTCTTCAAACTGGTGTGCAGTCTCATCTTCCTGCCCTCACTGGCGAACTCGCGCAGTCCCATTGGCTTCTGCGGCTGCTGCATCCTCTTCTTCACTGACTTCCTGGTCACAGGTGAATACGCAGCCAGGTGCAGgcagttgtgttgttgtgctTGTGGTGCAcccatacaaaaaaaaaattacttgaCTGTCTGGATTTCCTTCTGGGCACTTTGGTTGAGTAAACTCTCACGTAGTGTTGGGTTCATCGAAGCATCCAAAGTTGCTAATCAATCGACAGTTCTTCAGTGTTTACACAACCTGGCAACTTTATTGAGTACTAACCAGTTTTCAAACACATACAAACTACTGATCTTCAATGTTAGCAAAGAGCAGGCTAACTGAAGACTACATCAGGTTAATTTAAGACTAAATTGTcttcattttcaaaaatggttGCTTGCTTCATCGAGGACTCATAATGGTcttcaatgtaaacaaaaaacacatatgcAACATTCCATGAAGACTAAACTGTCTCCATTGTCTATCGAAAGTTCATGAAGACTAAATTGGATTCAATGTTTGCACGTAATGTTGGTTTGGGTCATTATAGCATCAAAATAGTCAAACTAACTTGTTTTCAGTATctacaaaaatgtttgtcaGGTTCATGGAGGACTAAATGGACTTCAGTAGGGATCCACCGATCAGCATCGGCCGATGTCCATGATGGCACATGCCGACAATTGCATTTCAACGCTGATCACAAAAGCAGATCACCCGTGGCTCGTGATATTGCAGTACGCTGCCCGTAGCGAGCGTcgcccgcccactttccttcacactgcgcatgCGTGCCgaagccaaaacaaacatgtctgccatgtggaactcACCTGCCATTTGGGAGAGTGATTTAAATATTGCACCTTGCAAAACATACCATGAAAAATATCTATTCGGggttagcatgttaaaaagcgttcATTTAATAGAACATTGGAACAAaacaccctcttcctgcctgttgggAGGCGACAGACGAggaaaacacgcatgcacatggcggtATAGATCAGTATCGGTAGACTGCAGCAGCAAAATTGGCGTCAACGTTGACATAACTTGTCAAGTTCTTTGAATACAAACTTGTTTTCAACTTCTCCAAAAAAGTTTTTCTGGTTGATTACAAACTAAACAGTCTTCGAcgtctaaaaaaaaacccatatcAAGTTCATGAAGACGACATTGGATTCAACGATTACAGGAAATGTTGCGGCCTGTGCTCGTGATGCAGCTCgacaaaacctaaattccccaaacagaGTTAAACGGTACCGCGATGGTGGTTACCAACTTACTTTGCCAAGTCTGCTTGTCGCCTTTGTGCTCACATAAAAGGGGgcatttgacgtcatattattctactttgGCGCAAAAACGGAGTGATCCCGGCTGGcctattttacacaagatgagcaagttATTAGTATGGAGATTTATGGGGAGCTAAAAAAAAGATTACCactaccaaaaacaacactgtcgCCACCGATCGAGTGAGGGAGGACTGCGAGCAGAAAACTGCTGAGTGTGTAAATGCgtaagttaacactgattatcaAACAACACCCGTAGTGTTTTCATTTCTGAAAGCTTAACGTTATGCAACTTTCACATGTCCCTTTGGACAAACAACTGGAGaaactgtctttttttcatttttgaatgtttatgttgttttcatattttactgatCTCAATTATAGAATGTGTGTGCCACACGCTGTACCCCGTggtgaccactaggtggcactgTTGTGTTATGTGAAGAGTTTTTCCTTTGTGACAGGTTTTCcctttttgttagaataaagaagtgttttgttgcagttgattgacgcctcagagtgcttattcctccagcaaatataatataaaaagacCAAGTACTCACACAGGtactgctgtgacatatacgGCTGCTAACATTGGCCAAATTCATATTTAGTATTGAATTTTATTCCTGACGCTCGCCTCAAAAAGTGAATAAATCTATATCTCTCAGTGTGATCTTGAAGAAGCCCCTCCCGTCGTAGTACTGCCCGAATGATTCTTGTTCCCAGGCCCACTGGGTTCTCAATAAATAGTGGCACCATCTCCAAAAGAGTTACACAGTGAAGCAGCTGTGCTTTTATAGCCTTTTAATCTGAAACTCTGAATGGTTATGAGCTAAACCTAAGTTACCATAGTGATCTAGCCGCCGTAAAAGATAGGATAGCCCCCTTTGTAGTACAGGCAATCCTGGCTTTAGACTCAACAGACCTCACTAACCCACCAGTACCCCCCTCTGGTTTGGTTCATTATAGAGTCTAAGTTAGCTTCAGTGTTTACAAAACTTGTTACGTTTTTTGAATGCTAAGTTGTTTTCAATGTCTACAATAATGTTTGTCAGGTTGATTAAGGACTAAACTGTCTTCAGTCTTTATACTGGTGTATATCAGGTTAAATGACGACTAACTTGCCATCAAGGTTTACAAAAATGTCAGGTTTATTGTTGCTGTAGATCAGTATTGTTGAATAATAACTTGTTTTCAATGTCTACAAAAATGCTTTTCAGGTTGATTACGGACTAAACAGTCTTCGGTGTCTCGTATGACGTTCATGACGACTAAGTCGGAGTCGGTGTTTTATAAGAAATGCTGGTTTGGTTCGTTGTAGCatcaaaaatgttcatttcaatttctacaaaaatgttttttcaggtTGATTGAAAACTAAAGTACGCTCAATGGACACACATTTCCACATGATAGGTTCATTGAAGACTAAATTGTCTTCAGTGTTTCTAGAAATGTGAATGTTATGTTCTTCGAAGACTCTGTGGTTTTCAATGTTAACAAAAGGTGGGTCATAataagactctaaattgttcaattGTCTCTATCAATTCTTTTGGTTGGCAGCAGAAATGCTTCAGCTTGACCCCGACCAGGAAGTTGGgtgttgtggaaaaaatgaattGGACTTTTGTCCACACTAAATGTCAAATGatcttcttttgtgttttgcctGCAGTTTATGTGAGCTTCCTGAGTCTCTTCGAGTCGTGGCTGACAGAGCTGAGCCTGCCACCCGACATCATCGCCCTGCGCTTCCTGCTCTTTCTCAGTCACACCTACGGCGCTGTTTTGCTGCTGACCATGCCCCTCATCACCATGGAGACGCTGACCAGACTCCTGCGGTCTCAGTCGTCTGCATCGTGCAAGCGCCATAGCGAGGTAGCAtcaagagaagaagaaagtgaGAATGAGGTTCAGGAGAATGAGGGCTGGCGGTCCCAGGCGACAAGTTACCTCTGCTGCTTGGCCGTGTGGGTGCTGGTGGCCTTCAGCGTGCAGTGCCGATGGCGGCTGGAAGAGGTGAGGCAAGTGACTTGTTTGCGTGTAAGCGGGTCTTTGATGAGGTGTCTGCCCAATCTGCTGAGCCCCCTCCCCAGTGCCGTGCACCCCTGCTGGGGCATGGCCTTCCTCTACCTGctcttgctcctcctcctcacctccAGCCAGCACAGGTGGAAGTGTGCCACCTGTGCTGCCACCACACACTCCCATGACAACTCTGCAGCATCCAAACTTTTGGAGTCTCACCAAGGAGACTTTCCAGTGGTGGTCGCCTGCGATTGCCCATCTGAGGGGGAGCAGGAGGGGGCACCTCTTATATTCATCATGGAAGAGTCGAAGCACACATGCGGGAGGCGTCGCTCGGGTGCTCCCCACCCGGGGGTGAACTTAACGATAGCCTCGTTGGCTGTGCTCGCCATCTTTGTGCTGCCTCTCTACCTCGGTGTCAACATCCTCCTGCTCAGAAGCGTGGAGGCCCTGCTGGACATGTGCATACGCTTTCTGCTTTTCTCAACGCCGCTGGCTTCCAAAAGCCACATGACGCATGAAGTATGAAGCGGAGCTAGATAGTGactggagggaggaggaggagggaggggattattattattatgggattAATATGACGTGTGTGCAGACAGCCGGTCTGCCTGTCAACACTGGTTTGCATTGTGCAAATGACTGCTATTCGCGTGTGTGAAAGCTGCTGAGGAGGCAGGCTGAAGCATGTTGGCTAAAGACGCTCTCAAGCTCATTATTTCTCACTGCTCCACACAGGCTAATATTGTGATGCTGCTCTTTCACTGTTGATACACCTTAATTACATAACAATACCGTAAGAAAGTATTGTTCTAGAAACAAAAGTACATAAATgactaaataatacaaaacaagatacactaggtccccaacttacggacatccgacttgcgaacattcggagatacgaacgcaagctgactggtctatattttcatgtattttgccttgtatccatatttatactgctacatgcttgaccagtagagggcactgtgacactgctaatgggagcaacaggtagaggaagaccagggggaggagaagtgaagaaaagctacattgtagctgtagcatacaacccggacagagcgtgtgattaaagtttatgaagagttaataggtctgctttattctacaccacccacagaacactacctcttttagaagactCTAACgactgtcctttttttcaataactcctcctccaactcctccacaacaacgtatgctcgaccactcctcttcaaaggtaaataacatttatcattacgtattattatatcatttttattgttgtttttttcattaattatcctcgtttaatattactactgcatccaaactcatatttacatacatacacatatactgtatatgtatacacgtacatgtagtacttatatcattggtaatattaccttttgttggacttacggtCATCTGgtaccaattgtgtttgttggttggggacttagtgtattgactgattggacaaaaaaaacacacaaaaaaaacacctaatTTGACACAGGTGGGCACACACAAGTGGAGGGAGGACGTTACAGCCAAAATTAGGAGTAAAATtaaaacacccccccccccaaaaaaagccaTCCAACATGAAATGTATACATTAATAAAAGTAGGTGCGAGGTGAAAGTAACGTAACATACACAAATGTCCATGTTTATACAATAAAGAGGAGCAaggggatttttgttttttctacgATATTAACGCTGCAGATACTGATTGGTTGGATTACATAAGAGGGCGGGGCCAAGGTGGTTTGACACAGGTGAGCTCAACAAGTGAGGAATGAAGTAAAAGACAAAATTGGGAGTAAAAAGCAAACAGAACACACAACTGTAGCATGAAGTTCATATATAAAATAAGTGGGGGTTTTTTCTATTAACAGTGGAGATACTCATTGGTTGGCCTAAACAGGTGGGCGGGGCCAGGTGTCCAAACAAGGGGATGGGGTGGATTATACAAGAGGGCGGGGCCAATGGTTTGTATATGTATGTCAATTTTGTATTGGAAAAAGTTTTTTGGATGCATTTTAAACAAGTGGGCGGGGCTGACAGGTGTGCAAAAAAGCCCCAAgataaaatacttaaaaaatacaGCATAAAGTCTAAAACTTTAAAGGATTAAGACATTTTGAAAATTGTATATTGTATTAAAAATTCTGAAATAAAGTTTTGTTTTGCCACTTCaaagaaaatgcaatttttttctatattgtAATTTGGTTTGCACACATTCTTtctttttcatccatccattcattttctatcctgcttatcctcattagggttgcaggggtatgctggagcctatcccagctgacaggcggggtacaccctggactggtcaccagccaatcgcagggcacatatagacaatcaatcattcacacctatttacaatttagagtagccgattaacctaacatgcatgtttttggaatgtgggaggaaaccggagtacccggagaaaactcacgcacacacggggagaacatgcaaactccacacagaaatgcccaagtggagatgtgaacccaggtctttctttttcattttgaattAAACTTAtatcaatataaatataaaaaacacacacagtatatggcATGCAAAGATGAAAAGCATAAATGCcaacagcagagggcgctcCGGTAAGCAAATAGTTTCCAATAAGAGTTTGGTGAGGAATGAGCATCAGGAAACAACTGAATTTCCTTTTTCATTCTTAATTCCTCTTCACAATGTATCCTCAATTCTTACAATAATGCATCATCACTTCTGcaagtatacacacacacacacaataatgtaCAAtataagtacacacacacacatacttttcATGAAGTGATTTAATAAAACACAGTAGCAACTATGGGATGGATTTCCATGACAATTTGAACACATCCACCAGAGCCGCGGCATCCTAAAACTGTGTAATCCCTCTTAAACccctgctttttttccttgacaTTCGTGTCATTTAGTAAAACTAATCCATGTTGCAACCCTCAAAACTCCGCCGGGTGATGcaaatatcattttatgtgaaaCTGTGTTCAAACCAGGCAAATAACGGACGCAAAAAGACAGTGGATGATTTCAGCTGTCATTTATTGTACATTACAGTCCCCACGAGGCTCCAGCAGCACACTGCAGGAGTGTTTTACACGTGGATGGGTACACAGCCGCcatccataaaaaaaaagacacaatcaTCAATAATATAATCATTAAATGTGTCATAGTCATTATCATCATAAACATGTTGTTTCTATCCCCAATGCCTGGACGGCAACCTCACATTAATCTCATTTTAAATATTGACACACAAAACTGTCCAAGGATGCGACCCTGGGGGGGTCCTGGCTGTTGGTTTTAAAGCAGATTGTACTGTACATCAAAAACCCTGCAACTTCAAAGAAAACGACAAAAAGAAAGATTTGGAATGTCCTTACTTGGACCCTCGTCGAATCCCATCCTGCTGGAGCTGACGGGGAGAAGGTGCAAACATGGCAAAAGGACAAATGAGGTGTGTCATCATTTAGGCTTTTTGGCATGGCGCAAGGGTGTGCTCGGAGGTCCAGATGGGCTTGTTGCTGGATTGGAAATGATAGTTCAGGCAAATACACCTCCGTGCCACGTGgctaaacccccccccccccccccccccacacaaacacacaaatctaCCAGTATGTTGCATTTGGCTGCAGGACAAGAGGCTCTTAGTGGAGATTCTGCAGGACATGTGCTGATAAAGCCCGGCGCTTGGAGGCACGTGGAGAGGACAAATACATGCGAATCTCACCATCGTCGACAATGTTGTCACGCGGATTAGCGTCTTCGCAGCTACCCTGGACTCAATATCATTTAGTAGCGTCAGAGACCAGGCGGGGAGGGTAGATTTGTACatttaaaaacgtgtttgtgtAAACCAACTCTTCTACTCTTgagccgctgcacacaaaaagtTGAACATGTGTCAaatcatgcacccctactgtgttgcctgtgctactatttttctgacaaatacaccacatggtggcattATTATTATACCGCTGAAGTCAGATGGACTGGagatttctcacacagctcaatgccgTCTACTAAACACCCACTGTTACTTTAGAGTCTTTAGCTGAATcaacacaaaatttggtacacacgtttagaggactgacaagcacataaGGGTATAACTTGAGCgcgattggttgaaaaacatggctgccatcaagcaaaacgtctttgcaggggcacgggcCGGGAATGAGCAACTAATATACATAAGTCATTGAACATTTGTCTTATGATTATATAGTGAAACCTCGCATATTTGTGACTCTGCATCCGCAACCCTGCAATTTAGACAATTTTTTATaacaacattgtttttttcaaggaaAACCCGCCATGACTTGCAAAGAAAGTAGTCCGAGGCAAACTCCAACTTGCTTGGGGAGGTGTTGTTTATATGCAGCTTGTTATTTACACCCTTAgtcatactgtacatcacaaaccagaaggagctcatcaaccCAAATGCcgacctcactcacggtgcaaccaaaaataacacgtgGAACACAATGCGGGTATCAAAACACGCACCCTTCCCCAAAATGAAGTTATCCAACATACTTTCAAATAGCGGTGTATttcatgtatattagtgtgcgTCTATTTTGATACCAGCACAGTCCGTGTGTTAGTTACATTgtattggttttatttttggttgcaccgtgagtgaggcaGGCATTTGGTTAGTTTGTGTTAAGAGcgtcaaaatgtcattttcgcaTATCATCTGAGGATGCAACCCCTGCGAATAGCGGGGCTCAATTGGTATCAGTATTATACTtgtatgtatgctagcatgtcttccgtAGCaatttgaccacaacccatagggggcgccacaaatatGTCACTTGTCACGTGACGAGTGTACAGGTACAGTATAGAACCAGGTCCTTTCTCCATCAATAGCAGCATTGCTTGTGGGCGACTGAGGGTGCCCACCTCCAAAAGGGTACCAAGGACCGTGTTGGTAAATTAGGACGATCCTCGACATTTTCACTCATTCAAGTAGCAAGCACGTCAGCCCCACACTGAGGAGATGCGGGTAGGAATCTCAGTTTGGATGTTCTCCCaatgcttgtgtgggttttctccaggtacaccGGCTTCCTTCCACATCCCAAATGCATGTTTAGGTTGGCCAGTCCAGGGTCTTCCCTGCCTCTCCGGAGAACACGAGAGTGCAGAACATGTTGCCATCATCACGTTCCGTGTAGCCTTCATTGTTACACTGCTTGGTTGCTTCAAGTTGGACAAGAAGCCAGATGCCACAATTTCCCTCCCTAGGAGCGTCTCCATTTAGTGCCATCCACTCAATAAAAGACGACAAACTTCACAAGTCACAAAAAACGTTAACATGTTAAATGGATTTCCTGGACATCAATTACTGGTCCAGCTCTTAAAGGCGCACGGTGTTGATTCGCAGCGGCTGCACGTTCTTGCCGTTGGCGTGGCTCTGACCCGGACTAAAGTAAGGGAAGACCTTGGTAGGGAATTTCTCCCGGTAGGTGTAAAG from Dunckerocampus dactyliophorus isolate RoL2022-P2 chromosome 8, RoL_Ddac_1.1, whole genome shotgun sequence encodes:
- the LOC129185850 gene encoding uncharacterized protein LOC129185850: MATAMDGVLDSVSVLCVFKLVCSLIFLPSLANSRSPIGFCGCCILFFTDFLVTVYVSFLSLFESWLTELSLPPDIIALRFLLFLSHTYGAVLLLTMPLITMETLTRLLRSQSSASCKRHSEVASREEESENEVQENEGWRSQATSYLCCLAVWVLVAFSVQCRWRLEEVRQVTCLRVSGSLMRCLPNLLSPLPSAVHPCWGMAFLYLLLLLLLTSSQHRWKCATCAATTHSHDNSAASKLLESHQGDFPVVVACDCPSEGEQEGAPLIFIMEESKHTCGRRRSGAPHPGVNLTIASLAVLAIFVLPLYLGVNILLLRSVEALLDMCIRFLLFSTPLASKSHMTHEV